In the Aquimarina spinulae genome, ACACTTTATTTCCTTTTAAACTTTTTATAAGCGGAAATGCTAAATCAAAATAAGAACGCCTACCAGAGACCAAATAACTTAGTTTATCTTTTTTAATCGGCCCTTCGAGAGTTAACCTAGAAAATAAAAGCCCTAATCCTCCTTCTCCTTTAAATTGTTTATTACTTCCTTCACGCTGTCTAATATCTAATACCGAAGAAGCTCTGCCGCCATACCTTGCCGGGATTCCTCCTTTGTATAATTTCATGTCTTTTATCGCATCCGAATTAAAAATGGAAAAGAATCCCCATACATGAGAAGAGTTATAAATGGGTGCTTCATCCAGAAGAATTAAATTTTGATCAATATTACCTCCTCTTACATTAAAACCAGACGTCCCTTCACCCACAGAGGAAACCCCTGCTTGTGTAAGCATAGCTCTGGTTATATCTGGCTCTCCTAATAAGGCCGGTAATTTTTTTATATCCTGAGGTTTCAGATTTATAGAACCGGCAATAATGTTTCCTGTCTGACTTTTGTTGTTTGTATTTGTTGTTATAATAACTTCATCCAAATTATTGCTAATTGGCTTTAATTCGATGTTTATTTTTTTATTTCCCGTTAGATCAATATTTTGAATGATATCCTCATAACCCAGATAAGAAATGATTAACGTATGTTCTCCTTCTTTAAGCGTTAAAGAAAAGAATCCATATTCATTGGTTACAGCTCCTTTTCCCGATTGCTTATCATAGATTGTAGCTCCCAATAGTGTCTCTCCCGTAGTGCTATCTTTAATAGATCCACTAATACTATGAGATTGCGCCTGTAACGTATAAAAGGCAGAAAAAAAAGTAAAAATCAAAAATAGGTGTTTCATAAATTGTATGTATAAAAATTAGGTACATACAAAATAACGCCCCTATCCAGGCATAGTTTCACTCAACAAGTCCAGCTGCTTCTATTCGGACTTTTTTAGCGATAGTTCATACTGCTTAGGAGTCACACCTTCTAGAGTCTTGAAGGTGTTATAAAATGTTGATTTAGAAGAAAACCCTGCTTCCTGAGCTATCCCTAAAATCGATAACTGCTGAGCCATTGGGGTTTGTACTAATCTTTTGAATTCGGTGACCCGAAAACCATTTATAAAATGGTAAAAATTAGTTTTAGCATGAATATTTATAAGTTTGGAGAGTTCTTTTTCTTTTATTTGAAGAGATTCGGAGAGTGTTCGCAAATTTAATTCAGAATTTGCATACAACTTTTCTTTTTCGATTGTACTCTTAACTTCTTCAAATCGTTTTTGATCTTCAGCACTAGTTTCATTAATTGTAATCGTATGTGCTTTGAATGATCCTGAAGGCAAATCTTGCGAATCATGGATAAAAAGAGATGCTTTAAATATCTCTGATTGAGAAAACCCGTTGTAGGCTATCCAATACACCATTACAAATGAAAGTACTATCGAAATCGAATCAAGATACGGATCCACCGTTTCTTCTTCAAAACCTATAAAACCTTCTACAAAATCGAATACAATAAATGCAAGACTAATATAAATGATAGTTTTTATCCAGGATAGTCTCTTATTTTCTAATTCTGAATAGAAATTATTTAACTCTAATTTAAGTCCTTGTAATTTTTTCAAAATCAATACATATAATACAATCTCAATTGCATATTCCATTAAATCAATAGTCCAGATCATTTCTTCAGAGTTTATAACAAATAGAATAATCAAATAGGTTATAAACAAAGGGATAAACACATACTTCAACATTTTTAGGTAAGGTCTATTTATCGTTTGATAGGTATACATGTATAAAAGTGGGGCAATACATAAAGAAATAAGAAAAAAAACACGGTCAAGAAGAGCATCTTCTTCTATTTCATAATCTAATAAATCAACAAAAATATTTAGTGAAAAGATCCAAAGAAATAGCCCCAAAAAAATATTGGCTTTTTTATTAGCAGATTTCATTGTAAAAAAGAGAAGTCCCAACATTAGAGCCCCAGAAAAGGTAAGAAGCTCTAAAACTGAGAAAAAAGATAACTCTATAACCATAGATCCAAAGTAAGAATTATTTAATAAGATTTTAAAGAATCCTCTTTTGTTTTCTACTATTAAAATTCATTTTTAAACAATAAACCCTTGCGAGTAATTATTCACAAGGGTTCCTATCATAAAAAAATCAATCCTCAATTATGAAATAATCACATTTCACATTTTTTTTGTAATCCTAATAGTTTACTATTTAGAACTATTGATTTCTTTAACAATGTCTTTGGTAGTAAAAACATGACTAGCGATCATCTGAAAGTTTACTACTGCTGCCTCATAAGCATTTAAACCGGGTAAAATAGCTCCTGCCGTTGCATCTTTTACTACAGCTACATCAAAACCTGACTCTACAAGATCTCTCATGTGGGATTCTGTACACAGGTTCGCAGACATCCCTGCCAATATTACTTTACTATACCCATGTTTGCGTAATTGTAAGGCTAAATCATTGGATTCTGGTCCATATACTTTGTGAGGACTTGTTACAATTACATTATCCTTTTTAATGTATTTTTTGTATTTATCCAACCAATCTGCTCCAGAGCCTTCAAAACCTTCTGTAGATAATGCATCTTTTCTATCAAACATATTAATTTTATGCATTAATGCTTCTAGTGCTCCTTCTATTTCCCAGGTATGATCATGAGGATAATAATAATGCGGAGAAACAAAAACAGTAATGTTTTTTTGTTGCGCTACTTTAAATAATGCTTCGATATTATCAACAGTATTATTTGCTGTAACACTTTCTCCTACTACTCCCCAGGTTACACCATTAGGGCTTAAAAAATCGTTTTGAGGATCTGTAATTACGATGGCTGTATTTTGATCTACAGTAAATCCCGGATCAGGTAATTGTGCATATACATTTGTTAAACCTGATATAATTAACGTTATTATTATTACTAAATTTTTCATTGTCTTATTCTTTAGATTAATACTTAATTTGACAATGCAAAGATGGTGTAGAGAAGCAAGTCTTTGTTAGGTAACTATTCCCGAAGTGTTGGCAATTTTTCCTAGCTTACTTTTTCTTTGAATTCTGAAGGAGAAATCCCTTCCTGGTTTTTAAAAAATCTGCTAAATGCCTGGACATCCTCATACCCAATTTCGTAAGCGATTTCTTTTATTTGCATACTTGTGTAGTGTAAAAGTCTTCTTGCCTCCAGCATTTTACGATCTTGTATATATTGCAATGGTGTTTTGGAGCCCATCTTTGAAAAAATATTAGACAATGTCTTTGGGGACTTATATAATAACTCGGCATACTCAGATACGTGATGCTTTGTCTTGAAGTACTGTTCTACCAAAAAATTAAACTCTCTTACAATATCAAAGTCTGCTTTTTCATTGGGATAATTCTCTTTTGACTTATATATTCTGGCACAAAGAATCAAATATCTTTTAAGCATCATTTGCAACATCTCTATTTGCAAACTATCATTAGATTGCATCTCTATAGTAAACATTTTCCATAATGTCTCGAATTTATCTAATTCTTCTTCTGGAATTTGAATGATTGGTAATTGTGACGCCCCAAAGAATAAAATACCTTTACAGCCTACCTCGGTATCGTGATCAAGAATACAATAGAAAGGTCTATTAAATCTTAAAAATCTAATACAGTCAATTTTTTCGATTACCACATTGTGAAACTCTGTTAAGAAAACAATTTCATTCTTAGAGAATGTCTGCTTTTTTCCATCAATTATGAGTTCATTGTGATCAGATTCA is a window encoding:
- a CDS encoding helix-turn-helix domain-containing protein — protein: MVIELSFFSVLELLTFSGALMLGLLFFTMKSANKKANIFLGLFLWIFSLNIFVDLLDYEIEEDALLDRVFFLISLCIAPLLYMYTYQTINRPYLKMLKYVFIPLFITYLIILFVINSEEMIWTIDLMEYAIEIVLYVLILKKLQGLKLELNNFYSELENKRLSWIKTIIYISLAFIVFDFVEGFIGFEEETVDPYLDSISIVLSFVMVYWIAYNGFSQSEIFKASLFIHDSQDLPSGSFKAHTITINETSAEDQKRFEEVKSTIEKEKLYANSELNLRTLSESLQIKEKELSKLINIHAKTNFYHFINGFRVTEFKRLVQTPMAQQLSILGIAQEAGFSSKSTFYNTFKTLEGVTPKQYELSLKKSE
- a CDS encoding isochorismatase family protein, whose protein sequence is MKNLVIIITLIISGLTNVYAQLPDPGFTVDQNTAIVITDPQNDFLSPNGVTWGVVGESVTANNTVDNIEALFKVAQQKNITVFVSPHYYYPHDHTWEIEGALEALMHKINMFDRKDALSTEGFEGSGADWLDKYKKYIKKDNVIVTSPHKVYGPESNDLALQLRKHGYSKVILAGMSANLCTESHMRDLVESGFDVAVVKDATAGAILPGLNAYEAAVVNFQMIASHVFTTKDIVKEINSSK
- a CDS encoding helix-turn-helix domain-containing protein → MIFLGNIKEYLQLETINNQNSKIINETIESSLTILWFESDHNELIIDGKKQTFSKNEIVFLTEFHNVVIEKIDCIRFLRFNRPFYCILDHDTEVGCKGILFFGASQLPIIQIPEEELDKFETLWKMFTIEMQSNDSLQIEMLQMMLKRYLILCARIYKSKENYPNEKADFDIVREFNFLVEQYFKTKHHVSEYAELLYKSPKTLSNIFSKMGSKTPLQYIQDRKMLEARRLLHYTSMQIKEIAYEIGYEDVQAFSRFFKNQEGISPSEFKEKVS